A stretch of Maniola hyperantus chromosome 15, iAphHyp1.2, whole genome shotgun sequence DNA encodes these proteins:
- the LOC138403331 gene encoding serine/arginine repetitive matrix protein 1-like: MDATHESTGNERTPYICNAARPPRRPPARPPRRPLARPPRRPPARPPAAPPVRLIAPSAGMNCDNKACAPEHVAGASRAPRSTSPRRRVACAAEHVTSHLLSEDAARSTQDAGRRTQDAGRRTQDAGRRTQDAGRSTQDARRRTEVTSHQLTAACCLREAEARGTRHEARGTRHEVQTQPPRHSRRVTAAASQPPRHSRRVTASASQPPRHSRRVTAAASQPPRHSRRVTASASQPPRHSRRVTAAASQPSRHSRRVTAAASQPPRHSRRVTAAASQPSRYSRRVTAAASQPSRHSRRVTAVALQPPRHSRRVTAAASQPPIVTMSLLQGFVFLIPVT; encoded by the exons ATGGACGCGACGCATGAGTCGACGGGCAATGAGCGCACACCCTACATATGTAACGCCGCCCGCCcaccgcgccgcccgcccgcccgcccgccgcgccgcccgctcgcccgcccgccgcgccgcccgcccgcccgcccgcccgccgcgccgcccgtcCGCCTTATCGCG CCGTCAGCTGGAATGAACTGCGACAATAAAGCGTGCGCTCCGGAGCACGTCGCCGGCGCGTCGCGTGCGCCGCGGAGCACGTCGCCGCGCCGGCGCGTCGCGTGCGCCGCGGAGCACGTCACATCTCAC TTGTTGTCCGAGGACGCAGCACGCAGCACGCAGGACGCAGGACGCAGGACGCAGGACGCAGGACGCAGGACGCAGGACGCAGGACGCAGGACGCAGGACGCAGGACGCAGCACGCAGGACGCACGACGCAGGACGGAGGTCACTTCACACCAACTGACCGCAGCCTGCTGTTTGCGCGAGGCCGAGGCACGAGGCACGAGGCACGAGGCACGAGGCACGAGGCACGAGGTTCAG ACACAGCCGCCGCGTCACAGTCGTCGCGTCACAGCCGCCGCGTCACAGCCGCCGCGTCACAGCCGCCGCGTCACAGCCTCCGCGTCACAGCCGCCGCGTCACAGCCGTCGCGTCACAGCCGCCGCGTCACAGCCGCCGCGTCACAGCCGCCGCGTCACAGCCTCCGCGTCACAGCCGCCGCGTCACAGCCGTCGCGTCACAGCCGCCGCGTCACAGCCGTCGCGTCACAGCCGCCGCGTCACAGCCGCCGCGTCACAGCCGCCGCGTCACAGCCGTCGCGTCACAGCCGCCGCGTCACAGCCGTCGCGTTACAGCCGCCGCGTCACAGCCGCCGCGTCACAGCCGTCGCGTCACAGCCGCCGCGTCACAGCCGTCGCGTTACAGCCGCCGCGTCACAGCCGCCGCGTCACAGCCGCCGCGTCACAGCCGCCGATTGTGACTATGTCTCTACTCCAAGGGTTTGTGTTCTTAATTCCTGTCACATAA